A genome region from Nitrospirota bacterium includes the following:
- a CDS encoding VPLPA-CTERM sorting domain-containing protein, protein MKRHRRTLRRVLTGLAAAAVAVVGFSGQAQAVSFPNGQLGLIVYGGDTEMYWNLGDSNALLAPGAAASFTISGTDLATLQTGATTGVRYTLVSYDPLAGAFKFGASTATPTATQLGNSFPDNAADLFFGWQGLLGQPINTGTTNPAFVNKGASHSFSSTFGTAGRLGGTMGFNIESAFGNELFIHMYDQFTQEYTRMGNAFLLAVDGGATLFLGNPAVVPIPAAVVLFGTGLIGLVGIARRSLARTQAA, encoded by the coding sequence AAGAACGCTGAGGCGGGTTCTGACCGGACTGGCCGCCGCAGCCGTCGCAGTCGTCGGGTTTTCTGGTCAGGCGCAGGCGGTGAGTTTTCCGAACGGGCAGCTCGGCCTGATCGTGTACGGAGGCGATACGGAGATGTATTGGAATCTGGGGGACAGCAATGCATTGCTCGCTCCCGGCGCCGCCGCGTCGTTTACGATCAGCGGTACCGATCTGGCGACCTTGCAGACAGGAGCCACCACTGGGGTGCGCTATACGCTCGTGTCATATGACCCGCTTGCCGGCGCGTTCAAGTTCGGCGCATCCACGGCGACTCCCACGGCGACGCAACTGGGCAACTCGTTCCCCGACAACGCCGCCGATCTGTTCTTCGGGTGGCAGGGCTTGTTGGGCCAACCTATCAATACCGGAACGACCAATCCGGCCTTCGTCAATAAAGGCGCTTCCCATTCGTTCAGCAGCACGTTCGGCACGGCCGGCCGACTTGGCGGGACCATGGGATTCAACATCGAGAGCGCCTTCGGCAACGAGCTGTTCATCCACATGTACGACCAGTTTACCCAGGAGTACACGCGGATGGGCAATGCCTTCTTGTTGGCCGTCGACGGCGGCGCGACTCTGTTCCTGGGAAATCCGGCGGTGGTGCCGATTCCGGCCGCCGTTGTGCTCTTCGGGACGGGTTTGATCGGTCTGGTCGGTATCGCTCGCCGGTCTCTGGCTCGAACGCAGGCGGCGTAA